In the genome of Kitasatospora cathayae, one region contains:
- a CDS encoding cell division protein PerM, whose translation MTQLMGRPILEVPGELGGRPALADLLAGVRTALVGLAVVGVPVLGLWVATPYADSDAASATRLAGALWLLGHGAPVLRGGADAPLTVTPLLLGILAVVRLYRAAAGVAARHGLRSRWGGPVALWAGYCAVAVAVALHCTGAGLFRSRVLPDLLVVGLLAGLSTAAGVRSVRSVRSDGAEREPLLDRLPPGWRPAGGTPVVGRAAGAAGAGLVAAGGLLVAVAALLDAAAGGGRGMALLGRGPAALLGLLLLTVVLLPNAVLWGAAYALGPGFEVGTGTLVSPGRTGLGQVPEFPLFALLPQEGPGGWRLAALLLPVLAGLVPAVLLGRAAAGRRSPAGDAEPWSSAATVTAALAAALLLGAGATVLGWLSGGALAAERMARLGPVPWWTGLAAAGWLAVVAVPGALLVRHRAVGPAGVEYADDLEFPDDLEYAVGAEYAFGVEGVADAASPAPGQGVYARLTIRMRRSALELRARTYALVLRLSGQGPTDRTG comes from the coding sequence ATGACGCAGCTGATGGGTCGTCCGATCCTGGAAGTGCCGGGCGAATTGGGTGGGCGCCCCGCGCTGGCGGACCTGTTGGCGGGGGTGCGGACGGCGCTGGTCGGTCTGGCGGTGGTCGGGGTGCCGGTGCTCGGGCTCTGGGTGGCGACGCCGTACGCCGACTCGGACGCGGCTAGTGCGACCCGGCTGGCAGGTGCGCTCTGGTTGCTCGGGCACGGCGCGCCGGTGCTGCGCGGCGGCGCCGACGCCCCGCTGACCGTCACCCCGCTGCTGCTCGGGATCCTGGCGGTGGTGCGGCTGTACCGGGCGGCCGCCGGGGTGGCGGCGCGGCACGGGCTGCGGTCGCGCTGGGGCGGCCCGGTGGCGCTGTGGGCGGGGTACTGCGCGGTGGCGGTCGCGGTGGCGCTGCACTGCACGGGTGCGGGGCTGTTCCGCAGCCGGGTGCTGCCGGACCTGTTGGTGGTGGGTCTGCTCGCCGGACTGTCGACGGCCGCGGGCGTCCGGTCCGTCCGGTCCGTGCGGTCGGACGGTGCCGAGCGCGAGCCGTTGCTCGACCGGCTCCCGCCGGGCTGGCGGCCGGCCGGTGGCACACCCGTGGTGGGCCGGGCCGCCGGTGCGGCCGGGGCGGGCCTGGTCGCGGCGGGCGGGCTGCTGGTGGCGGTGGCGGCGCTGCTGGACGCGGCGGCCGGCGGTGGGCGCGGGATGGCGCTGCTCGGGCGCGGGCCCGCGGCGCTGCTGGGGCTGCTGCTGCTCACCGTGGTGCTGCTGCCGAACGCGGTGCTGTGGGGTGCGGCGTACGCGCTGGGCCCGGGGTTCGAGGTCGGCACCGGGACACTGGTGTCGCCGGGACGTACGGGGCTCGGCCAGGTGCCGGAGTTCCCGCTGTTCGCCCTGCTGCCCCAGGAGGGCCCGGGTGGCTGGCGGCTGGCGGCGCTGCTGCTGCCGGTGCTGGCGGGGCTGGTGCCCGCGGTCCTGCTGGGCCGCGCGGCGGCGGGCCGCCGTTCCCCGGCAGGTGACGCCGAACCCTGGTCGTCCGCCGCGACGGTGACGGCGGCGCTGGCGGCCGCGCTGCTGCTCGGCGCCGGGGCGACGGTGCTGGGCTGGCTGTCGGGCGGTGCGCTGGCGGCCGAGCGGATGGCCCGGCTGGGGCCGGTGCCGTGGTGGACGGGCCTGGCGGCGGCGGGCTGGCTCGCCGTGGTGGCGGTACCGGGCGCCCTGCTGGTCCGCCACCGCGCGGTCGGCCCGGCGGGCGTCGAGTACGCCGACGACCTCGAGTTCCCGGACGACCTCGAGTACGCCGTCGGCGCCGAGTACGCGTTCGGTGTCGAGGGTGTGGCCGATGCCGCGAGCCCGGCGCCCGGGCAGGGCGTGTACGCCCGGCTCACGATCCGGATGCGCCGGAGCGCGCTGGAGCTGCGCGCCCGTACGTACGCCCTCGTGCTGCGACTGTCCGGTCAGGGCCCCACCGACCGGACCGGCTGA
- the sucD gene encoding succinate--CoA ligase subunit alpha: MAIFLTKDSKVIVQGMTGAEGMKHTRRMLASGTQIVGGVNPRKAGTTVDVDGTEIPVFGSVAEAMEKTGADVSVLFVPPAFTKAAVIEAIDAEIPLAVVITEGVPVHDTAAFWAYAGSKGNKTRIIGPNCPGLISPGQSNAGIIPADITSSGKIGLVSKSGTLTYQLMYELRDIGFSSAVGIGGDPVIGTTHIDALKAFQEDPETEIIVMIGEIGGDAEERAAAYIAEHVTKPVVGYVAGFTAPEGKTMGHAGAIVSGSSGTAQAKKEALEAAGVKVGKTPSETARLAREIIAG; this comes from the coding sequence ATGGCTATCTTCCTTACCAAGGACAGCAAGGTCATCGTCCAGGGCATGACCGGCGCCGAGGGCATGAAGCACACCCGCCGCATGCTCGCCTCCGGCACCCAGATCGTCGGCGGTGTCAACCCGCGCAAGGCCGGTACCACGGTCGACGTCGACGGCACCGAGATCCCGGTCTTCGGCTCCGTCGCCGAGGCCATGGAGAAGACCGGCGCCGACGTCTCCGTCCTCTTCGTGCCGCCGGCGTTCACCAAGGCCGCCGTCATCGAGGCCATCGACGCCGAGATCCCGCTGGCCGTCGTCATCACCGAGGGCGTCCCGGTGCACGACACCGCCGCCTTCTGGGCGTACGCCGGTTCGAAGGGCAACAAGACCCGGATCATCGGCCCGAACTGCCCCGGCCTGATCAGCCCCGGACAGTCGAACGCCGGCATCATCCCGGCCGACATCACCAGCTCCGGCAAGATCGGTCTGGTCTCGAAGTCCGGCACCCTGACCTACCAGCTCATGTACGAGCTGCGCGACATCGGCTTCTCCTCGGCCGTGGGCATCGGCGGTGACCCGGTCATCGGGACCACCCACATCGACGCCCTCAAGGCCTTCCAGGAGGACCCGGAGACCGAGATCATCGTCATGATCGGTGAGATCGGCGGCGACGCCGAGGAGCGTGCCGCGGCCTACATCGCCGAGCACGTCACCAAGCCGGTCGTCGGCTACGTCGCGGGCTTCACCGCCCCCGAGGGCAAGACCATGGGCCACGCCGGCGCCATCGTCTCCGGCTCCTCGGGCACCGCCCAGGCGAAGAAGGAGGCCCTCGAGGCCGCCGGTGTCAAGGTCGGCAAGACGCCGTCCGAGACCGCCCGCCTGGCTCGCGAGATCATCGCCGGCTGA
- a CDS encoding VWA domain-containing protein, translating into MATTTDERLRRWRLVLGGEADGTGCTLRGRDAAMDGALAALYRGAPEEGARTARGGRRSAGLGGSAPQVARWLGDIREYFPSTVVQLMQQDAITRLGLDRLLLEPEMLAAVEPDVHLVGTLLSLKHALPETTRESARAVVGKVVADLERRLADRTRATVGGALDRSARVNRPRHRDIDWDRTIRANLKNHLPEHGTVVPERLVGYARAQRAVKKDVILCVDQSGSMAPSVVHSAVFGAVLSSMRTLDTRLVVFDTSVVDLTEQLIDPVDVLFATQLGGGTDINRALAYCQSKITRPSETVVVLISDLYEGGIRDGMLRRVAEMKAAGVQFIALLALSDEGAPAYDHSHAAALAALGAPAFACTPDAFPEIMAAAIEKRPIPRHLVKGADQGDGQPHSNV; encoded by the coding sequence ATGGCGACCACGACCGACGAACGGCTGCGCCGCTGGCGCCTGGTGCTCGGCGGCGAGGCCGACGGCACCGGCTGCACCCTGCGCGGCCGGGACGCCGCGATGGACGGCGCCCTCGCCGCGCTCTACCGCGGGGCCCCCGAGGAGGGCGCCCGGACGGCCCGCGGCGGCCGGCGCAGCGCCGGGCTCGGCGGCTCGGCCCCGCAGGTGGCCCGCTGGCTGGGCGACATCCGCGAGTACTTCCCGTCCACCGTCGTCCAGCTGATGCAGCAGGACGCGATCACCCGGCTCGGCCTAGACCGGCTGCTGCTGGAGCCGGAGATGCTGGCGGCCGTGGAGCCGGACGTGCACCTGGTCGGCACCCTGCTGTCGCTCAAGCACGCGCTGCCGGAGACCACCCGGGAGTCCGCCCGGGCCGTGGTCGGCAAGGTGGTCGCCGATCTGGAGCGCCGGCTCGCCGACCGGACCAGGGCCACCGTGGGCGGCGCCCTCGACCGCAGCGCCCGGGTGAACCGGCCGCGCCACCGGGACATCGACTGGGACCGCACGATCCGGGCCAACCTGAAGAACCACCTGCCCGAACACGGCACCGTCGTGCCCGAGCGCCTGGTCGGCTACGCGCGCGCCCAGCGCGCGGTGAAGAAGGACGTCATCCTCTGCGTCGACCAGTCCGGCTCGATGGCGCCCTCGGTCGTCCACTCCGCGGTGTTCGGCGCGGTGCTCTCCTCGATGCGCACCCTGGACACCCGGCTGGTCGTCTTCGACACCTCGGTGGTCGACCTCACCGAGCAGCTCATCGACCCGGTGGACGTGCTGTTCGCCACCCAGCTCGGCGGCGGCACCGACATCAACCGGGCGCTCGCCTACTGCCAGTCGAAGATCACCCGGCCGTCCGAGACCGTCGTGGTGCTGATCAGCGACCTGTACGAGGGCGGCATCCGGGACGGCATGCTGCGGCGGGTCGCCGAGATGAAGGCGGCCGGCGTCCAGTTCATCGCCCTGCTCGCGCTCTCGGACGAGGGTGCGCCGGCCTACGACCACTCCCATGCCGCCGCCCTGGCCGCGCTCGGCGCCCCGGCCTTCGCCTGCACCCCGGACGCCTTCCCGGAGATCATGGCGGCGGCGATCGAGAAGCGTCCGATCCCGCGGCACCTGGTCAAGGGGGCTGATCAGGGGGACGGACAACCTCACTCGAACGTGTGA
- the purH gene encoding bifunctional phosphoribosylaminoimidazolecarboxamide formyltransferase/IMP cyclohydrolase, with protein sequence MSASSTTPPVSENIRPIRRALISVYDKTGLEELAQGLHAAGVAIVSTGSTAGRIAAAGVPVTEVSELTGFPECLDGRVKTLHPRVHAGVLADLRLESHRAQLAELGVEPFDLVVVNLYPFKATVASGATPDECVEQIDIGGPSMVRAAAKNHPSVAVVVDPARYDDVLTAVREGGFDLATRKRLAGAAFAHTAAYDVAVASWFEAGYAPSDERFPEFLGATWERQNVLRYGENPHQGAALYTDGTGGLAGAQQLHGKEMSYNNYVDTDAARRAAYDHAEPAVAIIKHANPCGIATGADVVEAHRKAHECDPVSAYGGVIAVNRPVTVELAEQIAPIFTEVVVAPGYEDGAVEVLARKKNIRVLVAPEAPANRQEVRPISGGVLLQDADRVQAEGDDPANWTLATGEGLSAAELAELAFAWRACRAVKSNAILLAKNGASVGVGMGQVNRVDSCKLAVERAGERAKGSYAASDAFFPFPDGPEILIAAGVKAIVQPGGSIRDELVIEAAEKAGVTMYFTGARHFFH encoded by the coding sequence ATGAGTGCCAGCTCCACCACGCCCCCCGTTTCGGAGAACATCCGCCCGATCCGTCGCGCGCTGATCAGCGTGTACGACAAGACCGGTCTGGAGGAGCTGGCCCAGGGCCTGCACGCCGCCGGGGTCGCCATCGTCTCCACCGGCTCCACCGCCGGCCGGATCGCCGCCGCCGGCGTCCCGGTGACCGAGGTCTCCGAGCTGACCGGCTTCCCGGAGTGCCTGGACGGGCGCGTGAAGACGCTGCACCCCCGCGTGCACGCCGGCGTGCTCGCCGACCTGCGCCTGGAGTCGCACCGCGCGCAGCTGGCCGAGCTCGGCGTCGAGCCGTTCGACCTGGTCGTGGTGAACCTCTACCCGTTCAAGGCCACCGTCGCCTCGGGCGCCACCCCGGACGAGTGCGTCGAGCAGATCGACATCGGCGGCCCGAGCATGGTCCGCGCCGCCGCCAAGAACCACCCGTCGGTGGCCGTGGTCGTCGACCCGGCCCGCTACGACGACGTGCTGACGGCCGTCCGCGAGGGCGGCTTCGACCTGGCCACCCGCAAGCGCCTGGCCGGTGCCGCGTTCGCCCACACCGCCGCCTACGACGTGGCCGTGGCCTCCTGGTTCGAGGCCGGCTACGCCCCCAGCGACGAGCGCTTCCCCGAGTTCCTCGGCGCCACCTGGGAGCGCCAGAACGTGCTGCGCTACGGCGAGAACCCCCACCAGGGCGCCGCACTGTACACGGACGGCACTGGCGGCCTGGCCGGCGCGCAGCAGCTGCACGGCAAGGAGATGTCGTACAACAACTACGTCGACACCGACGCCGCCCGCCGCGCCGCGTACGACCACGCCGAGCCGGCCGTCGCGATCATCAAGCACGCCAACCCGTGCGGCATCGCGACCGGCGCCGACGTCGTCGAGGCGCACCGCAAGGCGCACGAGTGCGACCCGGTCTCCGCGTACGGCGGCGTGATCGCGGTCAACCGCCCGGTCACCGTCGAGCTGGCCGAGCAGATCGCCCCGATCTTCACCGAGGTCGTCGTGGCCCCCGGCTACGAGGACGGCGCGGTCGAGGTGCTGGCCCGCAAGAAGAACATCCGGGTGCTGGTCGCCCCCGAGGCCCCCGCCAACCGCCAGGAGGTGCGCCCGATCTCCGGCGGCGTGCTGCTCCAGGACGCCGACCGGGTGCAGGCCGAGGGCGACGACCCGGCGAACTGGACGCTGGCCACCGGCGAGGGGCTCTCCGCGGCCGAGCTGGCCGAGCTGGCCTTCGCCTGGCGGGCCTGCCGGGCCGTCAAGTCCAACGCGATCCTGCTGGCCAAGAACGGCGCCTCGGTCGGCGTCGGCATGGGCCAGGTCAACCGGGTCGACTCCTGCAAGCTCGCGGTCGAGCGGGCCGGCGAGCGGGCCAAGGGCTCGTACGCCGCCTCGGACGCCTTCTTCCCGTTCCCGGACGGCCCGGAGATCCTGATCGCCGCCGGCGTGAAGGCGATCGTCCAGCCGGGCGGTTCGATCCGTGACGAGCTGGTCATCGAGGCGGCCGAGAAGGCCGGCGTGACGATGTACTTCACCGGCGCGCGCCACTTCTTCCACTGA
- a CDS encoding malate dehydrogenase has product MTRTPVNVTITGAAGQIGYALLFRIASGHLLGADVPVNLRLLEIPQGLKAAEGTAMELVDCAFPLLRDIKITDNPNEAFDGANVALLVGARPRTAGMERGDLLQANGGIFGPQGKAINDHAADDIKVLVVGNPANTNALIAQRNAPDVPAERFTAMTRLDHNRAVGQLSAKTGALVSDIKRVTIWGNHSATQYPDIFQAEVAGKPAFEAVGSDQAWLENDFIPTVAKRGAAIIDARGASSAASAANAAIDHVYTWVNGTAEGDWTSMGVVSDGSYGVPAGLISSFPVTTKDGKFEIVQGLEISDFSRARIDASVKELTEERDAVQELGLI; this is encoded by the coding sequence ATGACCCGCACCCCCGTCAACGTCACCATCACCGGAGCCGCCGGCCAGATCGGCTACGCGCTGCTCTTCCGCATCGCCTCGGGCCACCTGCTCGGTGCCGACGTGCCGGTGAACCTGCGCCTCCTGGAGATCCCGCAGGGCCTCAAGGCCGCCGAGGGCACCGCGATGGAGCTCGTCGACTGCGCCTTCCCGCTGCTGCGGGACATCAAGATCACCGACAACCCGAACGAGGCCTTCGACGGCGCCAACGTCGCGCTGCTGGTCGGCGCCCGTCCGCGCACCGCCGGCATGGAGCGCGGCGACCTGCTGCAGGCCAACGGCGGCATCTTCGGCCCGCAGGGCAAGGCCATCAACGACCACGCCGCGGACGACATCAAGGTCCTGGTCGTCGGCAACCCGGCCAACACCAACGCCCTGATCGCCCAGCGCAACGCCCCGGACGTCCCGGCCGAGCGCTTCACCGCGATGACCCGTCTGGACCACAACCGCGCGGTCGGCCAGCTGTCCGCCAAGACCGGCGCCCTGGTCTCCGACATCAAGCGCGTCACCATCTGGGGCAACCACTCCGCGACCCAGTACCCGGACATCTTCCAGGCCGAGGTCGCCGGCAAGCCGGCCTTCGAGGCCGTCGGCAGCGACCAGGCCTGGCTGGAGAACGACTTCATCCCGACCGTCGCCAAGCGCGGCGCCGCCATCATCGACGCCCGTGGCGCCTCCTCGGCCGCCTCGGCCGCCAACGCCGCCATCGACCACGTGTACACCTGGGTCAACGGCACCGCCGAGGGCGACTGGACCTCCATGGGTGTCGTCTCCGACGGCTCCTACGGCGTCCCGGCCGGCCTGATCTCCTCCTTCCCGGTCACCACCAAGGACGGCAAGTTCGAGATCGTCCAGGGCCTGGAGATCTCCGACTTCTCCCGCGCCCGCATCGACGCCTCGGTCAAGGAGCTGACCGAGGAGCGCGACGCGGTCCAGGAGCTGGGCCTCATCTGA
- a CDS encoding bifunctional methylenetetrahydrofolate dehydrogenase/methenyltetrahydrofolate cyclohydrolase translates to MTAQILDGKATAAAIKSELAARVAALKAKGVTPGLGTVLVGDDPGSRWYVNGKHKDCAEVGIASIQRELPATATQEDVENVVRELNADPACTGYIVQLPLPKGLDQNPVLELMDPDKDADGLHPTSLGRLALGIEGPLPCTPLGIVELLRRHDVEIDGAEVVVVGRGITVGRSIGLLLTRRSENATVTLCHTGTRDLGAHLRKADIIVAAAGVPHLVKPEDVKPGAAVLDVGVSRSEGKIVGDVHPGVAEVAGWISPNPGGVGPMTRAMLLNNIVEAAERRAGV, encoded by the coding sequence ATGACTGCCCAGATTCTCGATGGCAAGGCCACCGCCGCCGCGATCAAGTCCGAACTCGCCGCCCGCGTAGCGGCCCTCAAGGCGAAGGGCGTCACGCCCGGCCTCGGTACCGTCCTGGTCGGCGACGACCCGGGCAGCCGCTGGTACGTCAACGGGAAGCACAAGGACTGCGCCGAGGTCGGCATCGCCTCGATCCAGCGCGAGCTGCCCGCGACCGCCACCCAGGAGGACGTCGAGAACGTCGTCCGCGAGCTCAACGCCGACCCGGCCTGCACCGGCTACATCGTCCAGCTGCCGCTGCCCAAGGGCCTGGACCAGAACCCGGTCCTGGAGCTGATGGACCCGGACAAGGACGCCGACGGCCTGCACCCGACCTCGCTCGGCCGCCTGGCGCTGGGCATCGAGGGCCCGCTGCCGTGCACCCCGCTGGGCATCGTCGAGCTGCTGCGCCGGCACGACGTGGAGATCGACGGCGCCGAGGTGGTCGTGGTCGGCCGCGGCATCACCGTCGGCCGTTCGATCGGCCTGCTGCTGACCCGCCGCAGCGAGAACGCCACCGTCACCCTGTGCCACACCGGCACCCGGGACCTCGGTGCCCACCTGCGCAAGGCCGACATCATCGTGGCCGCCGCGGGCGTGCCGCACCTGGTCAAGCCGGAGGACGTCAAGCCGGGCGCCGCGGTGCTGGACGTCGGCGTCAGCCGCAGCGAGGGCAAGATCGTCGGCGACGTGCACCCGGGCGTGGCCGAGGTGGCCGGCTGGATCTCCCCCAACCCCGGCGGCGTGGGCCCGATGACCCGCGCGATGCTGCTCAACAACATCGTCGAGGCGGCCGAGCGCCGCGCCGGCGTCTGA
- the sucC gene encoding ADP-forming succinate--CoA ligase subunit beta, which yields MDLFEYQARDLFAKHGVPVLDGDVIETAADAAAIAERFGGRAVVKAQVKVGGRGKAGGVKLAADPADAVAKAEQILGMDIKGHTVHKVMLAQTADIKDEYYVSFLLDRTNRTFLAMASVEGGVEIEVVAEQNPDALAKIPVDANEGCTPEKAAEIVAAAKFPAEVADQVADVLQKLWKVFIAEDALLVEVNPLIKSGDGKIIALDGKVSLDENADFRQPEHEALEDKAAANPLEAAAKAKGLNYVKLDGQVGIIGNGAGLVMSTLDVVAYAGEKHGGVKPANFLDIGGGASAEVMANGLEIILGDPDVKSVFVNVFGGITACDAVANGIVQALELLASKGENVTKPLVVRLDGNNAELGRKILDDANHPLVQRVDTMDGAADRAAELANK from the coding sequence GTGGACCTGTTCGAGTACCAGGCGAGGGACCTCTTCGCCAAGCACGGCGTGCCCGTGCTTGACGGCGATGTCATCGAGACCGCCGCAGACGCTGCCGCCATCGCGGAGCGCTTCGGCGGCCGTGCCGTCGTCAAGGCTCAGGTGAAGGTGGGTGGCCGAGGCAAGGCCGGTGGCGTCAAGCTCGCCGCCGACCCGGCCGACGCCGTCGCCAAGGCCGAGCAGATCCTCGGCATGGACATCAAGGGCCACACCGTTCACAAGGTGATGCTGGCCCAGACCGCGGACATCAAGGACGAGTACTACGTCTCGTTCCTGCTGGACCGCACCAACCGCACCTTCCTGGCCATGGCCAGCGTCGAGGGCGGCGTGGAGATCGAGGTCGTCGCCGAGCAGAACCCCGACGCGCTCGCCAAGATCCCGGTCGACGCCAACGAGGGCTGCACCCCGGAGAAGGCCGCCGAGATCGTCGCCGCGGCGAAGTTCCCGGCCGAGGTCGCCGACCAGGTCGCCGACGTCCTGCAGAAGCTGTGGAAGGTCTTCATCGCCGAGGACGCCCTCCTCGTCGAGGTCAACCCGCTGATCAAGTCCGGCGACGGCAAGATCATCGCGCTCGACGGCAAGGTCTCCCTGGACGAGAACGCCGACTTCCGCCAGCCCGAGCACGAGGCGCTGGAGGACAAGGCCGCCGCCAACCCGCTCGAGGCCGCCGCCAAGGCCAAGGGCCTGAACTACGTCAAGCTCGACGGCCAGGTCGGCATCATCGGCAACGGCGCGGGCCTCGTCATGAGCACCCTCGACGTGGTCGCCTACGCCGGTGAGAAGCACGGCGGCGTCAAGCCCGCCAACTTCCTCGACATCGGTGGCGGCGCCTCCGCCGAGGTCATGGCGAACGGCCTGGAGATCATCCTCGGCGACCCCGACGTCAAGTCGGTCTTCGTCAACGTCTTCGGCGGCATCACCGCCTGTGACGCGGTCGCCAACGGCATCGTGCAGGCCCTGGAGCTCCTCGCGAGCAAGGGCGAGAACGTCACCAAGCCGCTGGTCGTCCGCCTGGACGGCAACAACGCGGAGCTGGGTCGCAAGATCCTCGACGACGCCAACCACCCGCTGGTCCAGCGCGTGGACACCATGGACGGTGCGGCCGACCGCGCCGCCGAGCTGGCCAACAAGTAA
- the purN gene encoding phosphoribosylglycinamide formyltransferase, which translates to MAAAPAQLFPPRTPGPARLVVLVSGSGTNLQALIDAVADPAYGAEIVAVGADRDGIAGLERAETAGLPTFVHRLKDFADRDDWDRALTASVTAHQPDLVVTAGFMKILGPEFIAAFGGRIVNTHPALLPAFPGAHGVTDALAYGVKVTGCTVHLVDSGVDTGPIIAQGVVEVVDADHADGGEALHERIKTVERKLLVDVVGRLAREGHRIEDRKVWIPAHE; encoded by the coding sequence GTGGCCGCCGCCCCCGCTCAGCTCTTCCCGCCCCGTACGCCCGGACCGGCCCGCCTGGTGGTGCTGGTCTCCGGCTCCGGCACCAACCTGCAGGCGCTGATCGACGCCGTCGCCGACCCGGCCTACGGCGCCGAGATCGTGGCCGTGGGCGCGGACCGCGACGGCATCGCCGGCCTGGAGCGCGCCGAGACCGCGGGCCTGCCGACCTTCGTCCACCGGCTGAAGGACTTCGCGGACCGCGACGACTGGGACCGCGCGCTGACCGCCTCCGTCACCGCCCACCAGCCGGACCTGGTGGTCACGGCCGGCTTCATGAAGATCCTCGGCCCCGAGTTCATCGCGGCCTTCGGCGGGCGGATCGTCAACACCCACCCCGCACTGCTGCCCGCCTTCCCCGGCGCCCACGGCGTCACCGACGCGCTCGCGTACGGGGTGAAGGTCACCGGCTGCACCGTCCACCTGGTCGACTCCGGTGTGGACACCGGGCCGATCATCGCGCAGGGCGTCGTCGAGGTCGTCGACGCCGACCACGCCGATGGCGGCGAAGCGCTGCACGAGCGCATCAAGACTGTCGAGCGCAAGCTGCTCGTCGACGTCGTGGGCCGGCTGGCCCGCGAAGGTCACCGCATCGAGGACCGAAAGGTATGGATTCCGGCACATGAGTGA
- a CDS encoding hemolysin family protein: MNETLGDAALVLVFILLGGLFNVAEISLISLREGQIRALEARGTRRSARAAHLAADPNRFLAAVQVGVTCMGFLSAAFGADTLSGKVAPLFVEAGLSQGMADAVALVGLTLVISYVSLVLGELTPKRIGLQRAESIAVVAAPVVDVMSVALRPVIWLLGHSTNLMVRLFGGDPAAGRGSMSSEELRGLVASNTELGSDERALIADVFAAGERQLREVMVPRTEVTFLDAERPLAEVRHQAETSPHSRYPVVEGSADAVVGFVHVRDLYGARGEQAVKVRDLARPVKLLPGTKRVLEAMGEMRREGHHLAIVVDEYGGTAGIVTLEDLVEEVIGEIRDEYDRPETAPTRRLAGGGMELDGLLNLGDFEEETGVALPEGPYETVAGCLVASLGRLPRDGDQARVPVEGGGAVLLTVAKVEGRRIARVRVSAVTPEEPAGAEVS; encoded by the coding sequence GTGAACGAAACCCTCGGGGATGCCGCGCTCGTCCTCGTCTTCATCCTGCTGGGCGGGCTGTTCAACGTCGCCGAGATCTCGCTGATCTCGCTGCGCGAGGGCCAGATCCGGGCGCTGGAGGCACGCGGCACCCGGCGCTCGGCCCGGGCCGCGCACCTGGCCGCCGACCCCAACCGCTTCCTGGCCGCCGTCCAGGTCGGCGTGACCTGCATGGGCTTCCTGTCCGCCGCCTTCGGCGCCGACACGCTGTCCGGCAAGGTCGCCCCGCTGTTCGTGGAGGCGGGGCTGTCCCAGGGGATGGCGGACGCGGTCGCCCTGGTCGGGCTCACCCTGGTGATCAGCTACGTCTCGCTGGTGCTCGGCGAGCTCACCCCCAAGCGGATCGGCCTGCAGCGCGCCGAGTCCATCGCGGTGGTCGCCGCCCCCGTGGTGGACGTGATGTCGGTGGCGCTGCGCCCGGTGATCTGGCTGCTCGGCCACTCCACCAACCTGATGGTCCGGCTGTTCGGCGGCGACCCGGCGGCCGGGCGCGGCTCGATGAGCTCCGAGGAGCTGCGCGGCCTGGTCGCCTCCAACACCGAACTGGGCAGCGACGAACGGGCGTTGATCGCGGACGTGTTCGCCGCCGGGGAGCGCCAGCTGCGCGAGGTGATGGTTCCGCGCACCGAGGTGACCTTCCTGGACGCGGAGCGCCCGCTGGCCGAGGTGCGGCACCAGGCCGAGACCTCGCCGCACTCCCGCTACCCGGTGGTCGAGGGCAGCGCCGACGCCGTGGTCGGCTTCGTCCACGTCCGGGACCTGTACGGCGCCCGCGGCGAGCAGGCCGTCAAGGTCCGTGACCTGGCCCGCCCGGTCAAGCTGCTGCCCGGCACCAAGCGGGTGCTGGAGGCGATGGGCGAGATGCGCCGGGAGGGCCACCACCTGGCCATCGTGGTGGACGAGTACGGCGGCACCGCCGGCATCGTCACCCTGGAGGACCTGGTCGAGGAGGTGATCGGCGAGATCCGGGACGAGTACGACCGGCCGGAGACCGCCCCCACCCGTCGGCTGGCCGGCGGCGGCATGGAACTGGACGGCCTGCTCAACCTCGGTGACTTCGAGGAGGAGACCGGCGTCGCCCTGCCCGAGGGCCCGTACGAGACGGTGGCCGGCTGTCTGGTCGCCTCGCTCGGCCGGCTGCCCCGGGACGGCGACCAGGCCCGGGTCCCGGTCGAGGGCGGCGGAGCGGTGCTGCTGACGGTGGCCAAGGTGGAGGGCCGGCGGATCGCCCGGGTCAGGGTGAGTGCGGTCACACCGGAGGAACCTGCTGGGGCGGAGGTTTCCTGA
- a CDS encoding DUF3017 domain-containing protein has translation MTEPRPARSRRRPVKTTGTLPPEGAAPALGRDHALPVRQWPITLVLSVVGAGLAVTWFADFKDGFKYGLLILGTGVLLGAVLRLVLPEVGMLAVRSRFTDVIVLTFLGASIVLLTLVAQPNPWLEFPLLDNIGQLIGRPKH, from the coding sequence ATGACTGAACCGCGACCGGCGCGGTCCCGGCGAAGGCCGGTCAAGACCACCGGCACCCTGCCGCCCGAGGGCGCCGCCCCGGCGCTCGGGCGCGACCACGCCCTGCCGGTCCGGCAGTGGCCGATAACGCTGGTCCTGTCGGTGGTCGGCGCCGGCCTCGCGGTCACCTGGTTCGCCGACTTCAAGGACGGTTTCAAGTACGGGCTGCTGATCCTCGGCACCGGGGTGCTGCTCGGCGCGGTGCTGCGGCTGGTGCTGCCCGAGGTCGGGATGCTGGCGGTGCGCAGCCGCTTCACCGACGTGATCGTGCTGACCTTCCTGGGCGCCTCGATCGTGCTGCTGACCCTGGTCGCGCAGCCGAACCCGTGGCTGGAGTTCCCGTTGCTGGACAACATCGGCCAGCTGATCGGCCGGCCCAAGCACTGA